In the genome of Luteitalea pratensis, the window GCCGCGTCCCACGGCCACGCTCGCAACGATGGCGCATCCGCGCGGCATTCTGCAGTTGGTCAGCGTGCCCGTCGTGATCGGCGTCGATCCGGTGGAAAACCTCGGGCTGCTGAGCGTCGGCATGCTGCTCGACGACAGGCAGGCGCGTGACCTGCGGGCATCGACAGGCAGCGAACTCGCCTTCGCGATGGGATCGAACGTGCTCGCGTCGTCCATCGGCCCGGCAGCGGCGTCGGCGCTGGCGCCCGTGCTCGATCGCGACGCCGGGACCATACAAATCGGGCGGACCCGCTACGCCTGGCACCGGTACGCGCTCCAGCCCATGGCCGGTGAGCTCGCCGACGGTCGCGGCGAGCCGCGCCTGGTGGTGCTGCACTCGACCGACGAGGCCGACGCCACGCTCCGCAGCGTGCGGATCGCGCTCGCGGTGATTGCGCTACTGACCGCGTTGACCGCCAGCGTCGCAAGCTACGCGGTCGCCCGCACCATCACGAGGCCGCTCTCCGCGCTCACGTCCTCGATGCGCGAGATGGCCCGCACCGGCATGCTGACGCAGCAACCGCCGCGCCCGCTGACCCGCGTCTGGGACGACGAGGATGTGCGTACGCTGGCAGGAACCTTCGACGCGATGACCCAGGCCATCGCCCGCTTCCAGCAACAGGCGGCCGACCGCGATCGACTCACCGCTCTCGGGCGGCTCTCCACCGTGATCGCCCACGAGATTCGCAACCCGCTGATGATCGTGCGCGGAGCCTTGCGCGGCCTGCGCCAGCAGGTGGATCCGACGGTCGCCGACGCCGCCGTGGATATCGAGGAACAGGTCCAGCGCCTCGACCGCGTGGTGAACGAGGTGCTCGATTTCGCGCGGCCCGTGCACCTCGAGGTCGCACCAGCATCGTTGCACGCCGTCTGCCGGCAAGCCGTGGCTGCATGCGTGGCGGCCGAGACCGAGCCACCGGTGACGCTCACGCTCGACGATGCCGCAGATGCGGTCCAGACCGACGCCGATCGTCTCCGCACGGTGCTCGTGAACCTGATCGCGAACGCCCGCGAGGCCGTGCGCGCGGCGGCGCGTCCGCCCGGCGACGGCCTGGTCACCGTCGGCACGCGACGTGCATCGGGAGCCGTCATGATCGAGGTCGCAGACACAGGCACGGGCATCGAGGCGGCCATGGCGGGCCAGGTCTTCGAGCCCTACTTCACGACCCGCCGGAAGGGCACCGGCCTCGGGCTCGCCATCGCCCGCAACATCATCGAGGGGCTCGGCGGCACGATCGTGCTGACGAGCACGCCCGGCACTGGCACCGTCGTCCGCATCACGCTGCCACAGGAGAACGCGCACCGATGACACACGGCACCGTGCTGCTCGTGGACGACGAGGAGAAGATCCTCAAGACGCTGGGCCGAGCCCTGCGGGAGGACGAACACGAGGTCACCACCACCTCGTCACCACAGGAGGCGCTGCGGCTCCTCGGCGCGCGACAGTTCGACGTCCTGATCGTCGACTACCTCATGCCAGGACTCACCGGCATGGACGTCGTGCGGGAACTGCAGGCGGCGCTGCCCGAGCCCGAACGCCCTGGCGTGCTGATGATGACCGCGCATGGCACCGTCCGCAACGCCGTCGAGGCGATGAAACTCGGCGTGCGGGACTACCTGCAGAAGCCCTTCGACATCGACGAGCTGCTCGTGAGCGTGCGTCGCACCGTCGAGGAGCAGCAGGCCCGCAACGGCCTGCGGTACCTGCTGTCGGAGCAGAAGAACCAGTTCGGGCAGTACGGCATCGTCGGACGAAGCCGTGCGGTGCAGGATGTGATCGCCCGCGTCGAGCTCGTGGCGCGGAGCCGCAGCACCGTGCTGATCACCGGCGAGACCGGGACCGGCAAGGAACTCGTCGCGCGCGCGATTCACGATCGCAGTGCGGAACGGGCGCACCCGCTCATTCGCGTCAACTGTGCGGCGTTGCCCGAAGGCCTGCTGGAATCGGAGCTGTTCGGGCACGTCCGGGGCGCGTTCACGGGTGCGATCAACGCGCGCAAGGGCCGGTTCGCCCTCGCCGACGGCGGTTCGATCTTCCTCGACGAGATCTCCACCATCAGCGGCAACGTGCAGGCCAAGTTGCTGCGCGTGCTCCAGGAGCGCGAGTTCGAACCGCTCGGCGCAGAGCGCACGCAACGCGTCGACGTGCGCGTGATCGCCGCCACGAATCGCGACCTGCAGGTGCTCGCCTCCGAAGGCAAGTTCCAGAACGACCTCTATTATCGGCTCAACGTCATCCCGATCCGCATTCCGCCGCTGCGCGAACGTCGCGAGGACATCCCGATCCTCGTCGAGCATTTCACCCGGCGCATCGCCGCGTCGCTCGGCAAGCCGGACCTGCGCCTCGACGATGGCGCACTCGATGCGCTCGTGAACTACTCGTGGCCCGGCAACGTCCGCGAGCTCGAGAACACCATGGAACGCGCGGTCGTCCTCGCGACCGGAACCACGATCGGGCGCGACCTCGTGCTGCTGATGCCTGGCGCATCGGGCGAGGGCACGGGCCTCCCCTCGGGCCGCCTGCACGACAACGTGTCGTGGGCCGAGCGCGAGTCGATCGTGAAGGCGCTGCGCGCCGCCGGCGGCATCAAGAAGGACGCGGCCGAGGCGCTCGGGATCAGCCAGCGCGCGCTCTCGCACTATCTCAACAAGCACGGCATCGACTAGAACGCCGAACGCCGAACGCCGAGAGGCGCAGCCTCGACACAGCTCCAACTTTACGCAATCCGTAAATCGTTTCGCGGTTCGTCTGCGCGATTCGCCGCGGCCTCGTGTGTTTCCTCCGAATCGCGGACTTCGCATGCGGCACGCCGCTTGCCCCTCCCTCCCGGCATGGAGGGGTTTCCATTGTTCAAGACAGAGTGGCGGCGCAGTGCGCTGGCCATGCCGTTCGTGGCGCTGGGCCTGGTCGTATCGCTCGCGGCACAGCAGGCGCCGCGCGTGATCGAGGTCAAGGCGAAGAAGTACGACTTCGAGCCGTCGACCATCGAAGTGCAGCAAGGAGAGCGGGTGGTGCTGCGCGTGACGTCCACCGATCGCCTGCACGGCATCGGCATCAAGAAGTTCGGCGTCAGCAAGGAAGTCCCGAAGGGGGAAACCGTGGACGTGGAGTTCGTCGCGTCGAGCGCAGGCACCTACCAGGTGCTCTGCACGGAGGACTGCGGCAAGGGGCATGACGACATGGTCGGCACACTGGTGGTGAAAGCGGTGGCGCAGTGACGCGCCGGCTTCTCGCACCGTCCGCGCTTGCGCTGTGCCTCTGCGTCCTCGGCTTCGCCGCCGGCTGCGACGAGAAGCTCTCCGACGTCGCGGGCCCGACGCCCGGCCTCGATCCGACGTTCTCGAGCATCCAGGAAAACATCTTCGAGAGCAGCGATTCGTCGGGCCGCGCCGCGTGCATTCAGTGCCACACGCGCCAGGGGGGCCGCAACCCGCCGCTCGGACTGTCGCTTGACCATGACGTGGCATACCAGAGCCTCGTGGGCGTGCCGAGTGTCGGCAAGCCTGGCGCCGTTCGCGTCATCCCGAGCGACGCCGAGAACAGCTACATGGTGCACAAGCTCGAGGGCCGCAGCGACATCGTCGGCCAGCGCATGCCGCGTACGGCGGGCCCGTTCCTCACCGAAGGCCAGATCCGCATCATCCGCCGCTGGATCGACCAGGGCGCGCAGAACAACTGAGGCGCACATGAAAACGACCATCATTGCCACTGCGCTCACGTTGATCGCCATCGGGACGTTGCCGGCGACGGCGCAGACCGGCCGCACCGACACCGCTACACCCGTGAAGGCGAACGGCAGCGGCGCGTCGTCTGCGGCGCCTACCGACCCGAAGGCCACCCCGACTCCCAAGGCAACCGCCGACGATCCGAAGGCGACGCCCGATGATCCGAAGGTGGTGGCAGCAGAGCCCGCGACTGTTGCCGACGACCCGAAGGCGGCCGACGGCGAGGCCGCGGCGGCCGCTCAGGATGACGAAGACGATCCGGATCTCGACGTCAATCTCGCGCAGCCCGACTACACGATCGTCGCGCTGCCCACCACGCTGCGGCTGCCCAAGGGCAAGTTCGCGTTCCGCGTGACGCACCGCTTCGGACGCCCCCTCGACGACGGCAACTTCGGCGATCTCGCCGCCGATGCGTTCGGTTTCGACTCCGGCGGGCTGATCGGCCTCGAGGTGCGTTACGGCGTGCTGCGCGGCACGCAGGTCGGCGTGTTGCGCACCAGCGATCGCACCATCCAGATGTTTGCGCAGCAGCAGATCGTCGGACAGGAGAAGTTCCCGCTGGGCATGGCGCTGCATCTCACCATGGACGGCACGAACAACTTCCAGGACAGCTACTCGCCCGGGATCGGGCTGGTGGTGTCACGCGAGATCGGCAAGACCGCCGCGGTGTACTTCGAACCGACCTGGGTCAACAACACCAACACCCTGCCCAGCGAACTCGCCGACGACAACAGCGCGTTCCTGATCGGGCTCGGCGGACGCGTCCGTGTGAGCCGTCGCGCGTATCTCGTGGGCGAGCTCGCGCCGCGCGTGAGCGGATTCGACCCCGGCTCGACGCACGCGAGTGTCGGCGTGGAAATGCGGGCCGGCGGGCACGCGTTTCAGATCAACTTCTCGCGCGGGCTCGGCACGACGATGGGGCAGGTGGCCCGGGGCGGGACGGAGGACGACTGGTTCATCGGGTTCAACATCTCGCGCAAGTTCTGGTGAGGTGCAGGTTGGAGTCGAGGTGGTGACACGCGGCCCGTCGGGTGGGCGCCTGGCGCTGCGGTGCGCCGCCATCGATTCCTGCTGCAGCCGGAAGGGCCCGTGGCGTCCCCGCGTCACGGTGCCCTTCCGTCCTGCATTTCGACGGCCGCGACGCCCGCTGTTCGGCGGGGGGCGTGCCGGGTGGCACTTACGGTGCGCGTAACCCCCTTACGGGCGCCGTAAGGATCTGGCAACCCGCGACCAGCGAATACACGCGGGCTGCACGCGTTTGCGCGGCATGGGGTTTGCTCTGAAAAGCGACAGGTCAAGGAGTCGACGGGAAGGCCAATGGCGGTGGGTTGGGCAGCCGGCAGCCACGCCGAAACGTCGCGCTCCTTGTTTGGAAGGCGGGAGGCGCCGGGGATATGCCCCGGTGCTTCTCGCTCCTCCCACTGACTCGTCGCACCTGTCCCGTACAAGTCCGACGGCTACGCGAGCTCCCCGATCTTCAGACGTCAGCTGTTGGACGCGACCGCCACGGTCGCCGGGCGCAGCACGTCATCGCCAATCCGGTACCCAGGCGCGGCCACGCCGGCCACGATGCCTTCGCCATACTGGTCGGTGACGGGCACCACCGTGACGGCCTCGTGCATTTCGGGGTCGAACGGTTCGCCGAGCGGCTCGAGACGCCTGATGCCATAGCCGGCGAGCTTGTGGAGGAATTGCTGGCGCACGAGCTCGACGCCCTGCGCGAGGTGATCCGCGCCACCGCCGGCACGAGCCGCCGCGAGCGCGCGATCGAGGTTGTCGATCACTTCGAGCAGGTCGGCAAACACCGAGCGGCGTGACATCTCGGCGTCGCGGGCGGCGTCCTTGCGCACGCGCAAGCGCATCGCGTCGAACTCGCGCTGTGCTTCGTGCACCAGCGTCACGTACTCCTGCAACTGCGCGTCCTTCTCGGCCAGCTTCTGCTCGAGTTCCTGGACGTAGGACGGCTTGTCGAACACCAGCGGCTCACTGTCGCTGGCCGGCGTGTCCTCGGTGCGCGCCCACCAGCGGCGATCGACGACCTTCACGGGCTCTTGTTCGCTCATCGAAATTTCGGAGTTGCAGAAGTTCAGAATTTCAGCATCACCGCCAACCTTCGAAGCCTTACTGAAGGTGGTGCAATTCTGAAATTCTGAAATTGTGAAATTACGCGTTCCTCTACGCGTCGACCGTGTCCTTGCTCGCGGGCGCCGGTGTGCTGACGATGTCGAATGTCAGCGCGCCGTCCGCGAGGCCGATGTTCACCGTGCCGCCGTGTTCCAGGCGACCGAACAGGATCTCGTCGGTGAGCGGATCGCGCACCTCGGCCTGGATGACACGCGCCAGCGGCCGGGCGCCGAAGACCGGGTCGTAGCCCTTCGCGGCCAGCCACGCGCGTGCTTCCGGCTCGAGCGTGATCGCGACGCGGCGCTCGGCCAGCTGCGACTCGAGCTGCAGGATGAACTTCTCGACAATGGTCTCCACCACGGCCGGTGTGAGCGCCCCGAAGGTGACGGTGGCATCGAGACGGTTCCGGAACTCGGGACTGAAGATCCGTTCGAGCGCCTGCTTTGCGCGTCCGGCGGCGCCCTTGCTGCTCATGGGCTCACCGAAACCGACCAGCGCCTGACTCATCTCGCGTGACCCCGCGTTGGACGTCATGATCAGGATCACCTGCCGGAAGTCTGCCTTGCGGCCGGTGTTGTCGGTCAGCGTGGCGTGATCCATCACCTGCAGCAGGATGTTGAAGATGTCGGGATGCGCCTTCTCGATCTCGTCGAGCAGCAGCACCGCGTACGGATCCTTCCGGATCGCGTCGACCAGCAGCCCACCCTGTTCGAAGCCGACGTATCCCGGAGGGGCGCCGATGAGGCGGGCGACGGCGTGCTTCTCCATGTACTCGGACATGTCGAAGCGTACGAACTGGTTGCCGAGGTGAATCGCGAGCTGCTTGGCGAGCTCCGTCTTGCCGACGCCCGTGGGGCCGGTGAACAGGAAGCACCCGGCCGGCTTCTCGGGTTGGCCGAGTCCCGCCCGTGCCCGCTTGATGGCGCGCGCCACCGCCTTGACCGCATCGTCCTGGCCGAACACCACGCGCATCAGCTGCTCTTCGAGCGTCCGCAGCCGTTCCTTGTCGGAGGCGTGCGCCTGCTTGTCGGGGATGCGCGCCATGCGGGCGATGACGCGCTCGATCTCGGGCACGTCCACCGTCTGCCTTGGTGCCGTCTCGGCGACGACCTCGGGCCGTCCGCCCTTGACCGGGTCGGCCGGGCCCGGGGAGCCGGCCTTACCCGCGGAGGACGAGGTGGACTTGGGAGCGCCCGGCTGTCCCAGCCGGGCGTCGTCTCCGGCCGCAGCTGTCGCGTCCGCTGCCACGGGAGGCGCGGGTGGCGCCTGCTGTAGCCGCAACATCGCCCCGGCCTCGTCGAGCACGTCGATCGCGCTATCAGGCAGGCGGTAATCGCGCAGGTGGCGACCGGCCAGCTTGGCCGCCGTCTCGATCGCCTGGTCCGTGTAGTTGACGTTGTGGTGATCCTCGTAGCGGCTGCGCAGGCCCTTGAGGATCGTGACCGTCTCCTCGACCGACGGTTCCTCGATCACCACCTTCTGCAGCCGGCGCGCGAGGGCGCGGTCCTTCTCGACCTGTTTGAACTCCTCGAAGGTCGTCGCACCGATCACGCGGATGTCGCCCGCGCTCAGCACCGGCTTGATCAGGGTGGCGAGATCCATCGTGCCGCCGGTGGTCGCCCCGGCGCCGACGGTACTGTGCATCTCGTCGATGAACAGGATCGGCTTGGGGCGCTTGGCGAGCGCATTCACGACGGCCTTGAAGCGCTCCTCGAAGTCACCGCGGAACCGCGTCCCGGCGAGCAGGGCCGTGGCGTCGAGCGAAAAGACCTCGGCGTCCTTCAGGACCGACGGCACGTCGTCCTGCAGCAGGCGCTGCGCGAGACCCTCGGCAAGCGCGGTCTTGCCGACACCTGGTTCACCGACGAACATCGGGTTGTTCTTGCGCCGCCGGCAGAGGATCTCCATCGTCCGCTGCACCTCGGTGGCGCGGCCGACCAGCGGGTCGAGGACGCCGTTGCGGGCTTTCTGCGTCAGGTTGACGGTGTAGGCGTCGAGCGGCGTCCGCGAGGTCGACGAGCCTTCGTCCCCCTGCCCGGCGGCGGCTGGCCGGTCGTCGGACCCGGCGTCGTCGGGGGCGGGCACCTTCGAGATGCCGTGGCTGATGTAGTTCAGCACGTCGAGGCGGGTGACGCCCTGGCCCTCGAGGAGCTGCGCCGCATAGGAGCGGTTCTGCTGAAGCAGCGCGGCGAGCAGGTCGCCGGCCTGGACCTCGCTCTTGCCGGCGCTCTGCACGTGCAGCACGGCCGTCTGCAGGGCGCGGCGGAACGCGAGCGTTTGTTCGGGCTCCTTCTGTGCACCGCGGGGGAACTGCTCGATGTTCTGCTGGAGGAACTTGTCGAGCTCGGAGCGCAGGCGCGGCAGGTCGGCCCCGCAGGCGGCGAGGATGCGCTCGGCCTCCGTGTCGTGCGCCAGCACGTACAGGAGATGTTCGAGCGTCAGGTGCGTGTGACGTCGGGATGTCGCTTCCCGGTACGCCACGCCCAGCAGCAGCTCGACGGATGCACTGAACATGCTGACTTACTCCTCTTCCAGGCTCGCCCGCAGTGGGAAGCCGTTCTCCCGCGCGAGTTCGTGCACTGCCTCGACCTTCGTCTCGGCGACTTCGAACGTGTACACGCCGCACAACCCTTTGCCCTGCGTATGCACCTGCATCATGATGCGGAATGCCTCGGCAGGGGTCCTGTGGAACACGGTTTCGAGGACCTCGACCACGAAGTCCATTGTGGTGTAGTCGTCGTTGATCAGCAGCACCTTGAAGCGCGCCGGCTCCTTGGTCTGCTTCTCGGTACGTTCGAGGACGAGATCGCCCGTCTGCTGTGAAGTGTCGGTCATCGACGTGCTGAACCGGTCCACGGGCATGGCCCTGGCCGGGTTCGCGGCCTGCTGATCTCCCCTACCAGTATACGGACCCTGTGCCCCGCCCGCCGGGCGAACGGGCGGGCGGGCGGAATGCCGCCATGCCGGGAATGCCGGAATGTCGAGGGCTTCGGCACGTCGAGACCGGGGCCGCCTGGCCATGTGCTCTCGACATTCCAGCATTTCAGCATTCCAGCATTGCCATAGTGCGGAAACGGGGGCAGCGGCCGGAACAGCCGCCATGCCGGGAATGCCGGAATGTCGAGGGCTCGGCACGTCGAGACCGGCACCGCCTGGCCATGTGCTCTCGACATTCCAGCATTTCGGCATTCCAGCATTGCCATAATGCAGAAATGCAGGTGCTTGCCCACAAGCTTCGCTACGCCGACGGGCAGTTCCGCGGCACATCCGGGGTGATCGCGACAGCCGTCCTCGAGGGGCCCTCTGGCATCGCCTTGGTCGATCCCGGTCCGACCAGCGATCTCTCGTCGCTCGAAGCCGACCTCGCTTCAGGTGGACTCTCCCTTGACGACGTGGAGGCGTTGCTTCTGACGCACATCCACCTCGACCATGCCGGCGCCACGGGCACGATCGTGCGGCGCCGGCCGGGGTGCCGGGTCTACGTGCACGAGCGTGGAGCGCGCCACATGGCGTCGCCGGAGAAGCTCATCGCCAGTGCGACGCAGATATATGGCGACCAGATGGGTCCGCTCTGGGGCGAGTTCGCGGCAGTGCCCGAAACGAACCTTCATGTGCTGCGTGGCGGCGAGCAGATCCAGGCGGCCGGGCATGACCTGGAGGTCGCCTACACACCCGGACACGCCCAGCATCACGTCAGCTACTTCCACCGTGCGTCGCGAACCGCCTTCGTGGGCGACACCGGGGGG includes:
- a CDS encoding nucleotide exchange factor GrpE, whose amino-acid sequence is MSEQEPVKVVDRRWWARTEDTPASDSEPLVFDKPSYVQELEQKLAEKDAQLQEYVTLVHEAQREFDAMRLRVRKDAARDAEMSRRSVFADLLEVIDNLDRALAAARAGGGADHLAQGVELVRQQFLHKLAGYGIRRLEPLGEPFDPEMHEAVTVVPVTDQYGEGIVAGVAAPGYRIGDDVLRPATVAVASNS
- a CDS encoding ATP-binding protein yields the protein MRVLRSLSNRLFLVGVLLSIASIGGAMLFVSARLTREHDHAMAQRLDETITLVERQRRALLDTSTRLARLVADLPKLKAALSTGDAPTVSPIVASYRDEIGADVLIISDATGAPVFTAGDARGDVATRRLAIDRTAPRPTATLATMAHPRGILQLVSVPVVIGVDPVENLGLLSVGMLLDDRQARDLRASTGSELAFAMGSNVLASSIGPAAASALAPVLDRDAGTIQIGRTRYAWHRYALQPMAGELADGRGEPRLVVLHSTDEADATLRSVRIALAVIALLTALTASVASYAVARTITRPLSALTSSMREMARTGMLTQQPPRPLTRVWDDEDVRTLAGTFDAMTQAIARFQQQAADRDRLTALGRLSTVIAHEIRNPLMIVRGALRGLRQQVDPTVADAAVDIEEQVQRLDRVVNEVLDFARPVHLEVAPASLHAVCRQAVAACVAAETEPPVTLTLDDAADAVQTDADRLRTVLVNLIANAREAVRAAARPPGDGLVTVGTRRASGAVMIEVADTGTGIEAAMAGQVFEPYFTTRRKGTGLGLAIARNIIEGLGGTIVLTSTPGTGTVVRITLPQENAHR
- the clpS gene encoding ATP-dependent Clp protease adapter ClpS, which translates into the protein MTDTSQQTGDLVLERTEKQTKEPARFKVLLINDDYTTMDFVVEVLETVFHRTPAEAFRIMMQVHTQGKGLCGVYTFEVAETKVEAVHELARENGFPLRASLEEE
- a CDS encoding MBL fold metallo-hydrolase, which produces MQVLAHKLRYADGQFRGTSGVIATAVLEGPSGIALVDPGPTSDLSSLEADLASGGLSLDDVEALLLTHIHLDHAGATGTIVRRRPGCRVYVHERGARHMASPEKLIASATQIYGDQMGPLWGEFAAVPETNLHVLRGGEQIQAAGHDLEVAYTPGHAQHHVSYFHRASRTAFVGDTGGCRTAVMRTVMPPTPPPDIDVAAWHASVARILEWQPEALFMTHFGPVTAVAAHLGELLDRLEVMQQLARRLLADQGLSEEERESGFVEQLRGIFRQQLSEVELRRLELGVPFGMCWGGLARALRKA
- a CDS encoding DUF5777 family beta-barrel protein; amino-acid sequence: MKTTIIATALTLIAIGTLPATAQTGRTDTATPVKANGSGASSAAPTDPKATPTPKATADDPKATPDDPKVVAAEPATVADDPKAADGEAAAAAQDDEDDPDLDVNLAQPDYTIVALPTTLRLPKGKFAFRVTHRFGRPLDDGNFGDLAADAFGFDSGGLIGLEVRYGVLRGTQVGVLRTSDRTIQMFAQQQIVGQEKFPLGMALHLTMDGTNNFQDSYSPGIGLVVSREIGKTAAVYFEPTWVNNTNTLPSELADDNSAFLIGLGGRVRVSRRAYLVGELAPRVSGFDPGSTHASVGVEMRAGGHAFQINFSRGLGTTMGQVARGGTEDDWFIGFNISRKFW
- a CDS encoding sigma-54-dependent transcriptional regulator, which gives rise to MTHGTVLLVDDEEKILKTLGRALREDEHEVTTTSSPQEALRLLGARQFDVLIVDYLMPGLTGMDVVRELQAALPEPERPGVLMMTAHGTVRNAVEAMKLGVRDYLQKPFDIDELLVSVRRTVEEQQARNGLRYLLSEQKNQFGQYGIVGRSRAVQDVIARVELVARSRSTVLITGETGTGKELVARAIHDRSAERAHPLIRVNCAALPEGLLESELFGHVRGAFTGAINARKGRFALADGGSIFLDEISTISGNVQAKLLRVLQEREFEPLGAERTQRVDVRVIAATNRDLQVLASEGKFQNDLYYRLNVIPIRIPPLRERREDIPILVEHFTRRIAASLGKPDLRLDDGALDALVNYSWPGNVRELENTMERAVVLATGTTIGRDLVLLMPGASGEGTGLPSGRLHDNVSWAERESIVKALRAAGGIKKDAAEALGISQRALSHYLNKHGID
- a CDS encoding AAA family ATPase is translated as MFSASVELLLGVAYREATSRRHTHLTLEHLLYVLAHDTEAERILAACGADLPRLRSELDKFLQQNIEQFPRGAQKEPEQTLAFRRALQTAVLHVQSAGKSEVQAGDLLAALLQQNRSYAAQLLEGQGVTRLDVLNYISHGISKVPAPDDAGSDDRPAAAGQGDEGSSTSRTPLDAYTVNLTQKARNGVLDPLVGRATEVQRTMEILCRRRKNNPMFVGEPGVGKTALAEGLAQRLLQDDVPSVLKDAEVFSLDATALLAGTRFRGDFEERFKAVVNALAKRPKPILFIDEMHSTVGAGATTGGTMDLATLIKPVLSAGDIRVIGATTFEEFKQVEKDRALARRLQKVVIEEPSVEETVTILKGLRSRYEDHHNVNYTDQAIETAAKLAGRHLRDYRLPDSAIDVLDEAGAMLRLQQAPPAPPVAADATAAAGDDARLGQPGAPKSTSSSAGKAGSPGPADPVKGGRPEVVAETAPRQTVDVPEIERVIARMARIPDKQAHASDKERLRTLEEQLMRVVFGQDDAVKAVARAIKRARAGLGQPEKPAGCFLFTGPTGVGKTELAKQLAIHLGNQFVRFDMSEYMEKHAVARLIGAPPGYVGFEQGGLLVDAIRKDPYAVLLLDEIEKAHPDIFNILLQVMDHATLTDNTGRKADFRQVILIMTSNAGSREMSQALVGFGEPMSSKGAAGRAKQALERIFSPEFRNRLDATVTFGALTPAVVETIVEKFILQLESQLAERRVAITLEPEARAWLAAKGYDPVFGARPLARVIQAEVRDPLTDEILFGRLEHGGTVNIGLADGALTFDIVSTPAPASKDTVDA
- a CDS encoding cupredoxin domain-containing protein; the encoded protein is MFKTEWRRSALAMPFVALGLVVSLAAQQAPRVIEVKAKKYDFEPSTIEVQQGERVVLRVTSTDRLHGIGIKKFGVSKEVPKGETVDVEFVASSAGTYQVLCTEDCGKGHDDMVGTLVVKAVAQ